From the genome of Triticum aestivum cultivar Chinese Spring chromosome 3B, IWGSC CS RefSeq v2.1, whole genome shotgun sequence, one region includes:
- the LOC123070118 gene encoding SNF2 domain-containing protein CLASSY 3: MPDPEDKDGAEDGHEEEDKEEEEEDKEEDEWEQEEEEESEESEEDSEEPEAEEEPGRRVLSDARVAGRYTGPRPGGDGSGAEIFLKRKFEGWYITKMADTASPGGTVASRLRSKRRCPDAKLLRQATRRKPYCVDTPSQSSSEAEEDDKDKPPPHPTRSSSDEGGRGHGRTGIRRPRRRGQNADDDSDEDGRTAARRRRGQNAAHIDEDFEEPGGMAAARRREKQRMEEDDAAADGGDEADEQGASRRAKKEGAASCRQAAGRKSKDFPAEGWEQLGDVTFKKSSLVPPRRQDGRDQETYDDLLYSIFEGIETTLQNASAPLDAPVPAQEQGGDPFPLVFSFGVVDEVVPEKTALDDLWAQRDLALDLEAESNKVFSHTCHKDAESDEHEIPAHGGTFCKRGKHDLFHDDQIGVRCRKCDYIEIEIRHVFPSMAKESTDREPAAEHDRLDMFVDDILKSVGYEGASNVGLGSDKTGVVWDLIPGVREDMFPHQREGFEFMWRKLAGGIDIEQLRHTMNTDTTSGCVISHAPGTGKTRLAITFVQSYLEVFPHCRPVIIAPRGMLATWEQEFSKWNVKLPFHVLSSSEIQWDQDKTIQKLVSKDHGLGQKLAMKKLSQKSKMMLKLASWYEGSSIIGLSYSLYRNLAKGEGKDGEMQRNLLLEKPGLLVLDEGHTPRNKKSLIWKVLAEVSTEKRIILSGTPFQNNFLELYILCLVKPKFAKDFACTRLSKKGVASTSQSRAAPYVEEDEGKEFWSSLRISNITDEHITEIREKLGPFVHIHNGDILQKSLPGLRESVVILNPLPRQKEIIAMMEESAGKGFLDAEYKISLASIHPFLVTSTKLSDTEASVVDKMKSVRLNPCEGVKTWFVFEIIRLCEALKERVLVFSQYLEPLALIMDQLTTELDWTEGKEILLMSGNVRVKQREALMESFNDMNSEAKVMLASTKACCEGITLVGASRVVLLDVVWNPSVGRQAIGRAYRIGQEKIVYTYNLIAEGTKEKVKYDRQATKDHMSKLLFSNEPQPTGSNLSPELISNDRILEKMAAREELKDMFVQILPSH; this comes from the exons ATGCCGGATCCAGAGGATAAGGACGGTGCAGAGGACGGGCATGAGGAAGAAgataaagaggaggaagaggaagataaagAGGAAGATGAATGGGagcaggaagaagaggaggaatcgGAGGAATCGGAAGAAGATTCCGAGGAACCTGAGGCAGAGGAAGAACCGGGCCGTCGCGTGCTTAGCGATGCCAGGGTCGCCGGTCGGTACACGGGGCCGCGGccgggcggcgacggcagcggcgcaGAGATCTTCCTCAAGCGGAAGTTTGAAGGGTGGTACATCACCAAGATGGCAGACACCGCCTCTCCCGGCGGCACTGTCGCGTCGCGGCTGCGGTCAAAGCGGAGATGCCCCGACGCGAAGCTGCTCCGGCAAGCCACCCGCAGAAAGCCGTACTGCGTCGACACGCCCTCGCAGTCCAGCTCGGAGGCAGAGGAGGACGACAAAGACAAACCACCGCCTCATCCAACGCGGTCGTCCAGTGACGAGGGCGGGCGCGGGCATGGCAGGACGGGGATAAGGCGCCCACGGCGCCGAGGACAAAACGCCGATGATGACTCTGATGAAGACGGCAgaacggcggcgaggcggcgccgaggacaaAACGCTGCCCACAtcgatgaagactttgaggaaccCGGTGGAATGGCCGCCGCAAGGAGAAGGGAGAAGCAGCGCATGGAAGAAGATGATGCTGCTGCTGACGGCGGCGATGAGGCTGATGAGCAGGGAGCTTCCCGGAGGGCAAAGAAAGAAGGAGCGGCGTCCTGCCGGCAGGCGGCCGGCCGCAAGAGCAAGGACTTCCCCGCAGAGGGATGGGAGCAGCTGGGTGATGTCACCTTCAAGAAGAGCTCCCTGGTTCCTCCGAGGCGGCAGGACGGGCGAGACCAAGAGACTTACGACGATCTGCTCTACTCCATTTTCGAGGGAATCGAGACCACTCTTCAGAACGCCTCTGCTCCTCTGGACGCCCCTGTTCCTGCTCAAGAACAGGGAGGCGATCCGTTTCCTCTGGTGTTCTCCTTCGGGGTTGTAGATGAGGTGGTGCCGGAGAAGACTGCTCTGGACGACCTGTGGGCACAACGTGACTTGGCCTTGGACTTGGAGGCCGAATCCAACAAGGTTTTTTCTCACACCTGCCACAAG GACGCAGAGAGCGATGAGCATGAAATTCCTGCACATGGAGGGACTTTTTGCAAGCGAGGGAAGCATGATCTCTTTCATGATGATCAAATCGGCGTTCGATGTCGAAAATGCGATTACATCGAAATCGAAATTAGACACGTATTTCCATCCATG GCCAAGGAATCAACGGATAGGGAGCCAGCAGCGGAGCATGATAGGCTTGACATGTTCGTTGATGACATCCTGAAATCAGTTGGATACGAAGGGGCAAGCAACGTGGGACTGGGAAGTGACAAAACTGGCGTCGTCTGGGATCTCATTCCTGGGGTACGGGAAGACATGTTCCCACACCAGCGGGAAGGGTTTGAGTTCATGTGGAGAAAACTTGCAGGAGGGATCGACATTGAGCAGCTGAGGCACACCATGAACACTGACACCACAAGTGGCTGTGTGATCTCTCATGCCCCGGGGACCGGCAAGACCAGGCTAGCAATCACATTCGTGCAGTCTTACCTGGAGGTCTTCCCGCACTGCAGGCCAGTTATCATTGCCCCCAGGGGTATGCTGGCTACATGGGAGCAGGAGTTCAGTAAATGGAATGTCAAGCTCCCATTCCATGTCCTCAGTTCCAGTGAGATCCAGTGGGATCAAGACAAGACCATCCAGAAACTGGTCTCCAAGGATCATGGTCTGGGCCAGAAGCTGGCCATGAAGAAACTGAGCCAGAAATCCAAGATGATGCTGAAGCTGGCATCATGGTATGAAGGGAGCAGCATCATCGGTCTAAGCTATTCGCTCTACAGGAATCTTGCCAAAGGCGAAGGCAAGGATGGAGAAATGCAGAGGAACCTGCTTCTTGAGAAGCCCGGCTTGCTGGTCCTCGACGAGGGGCACACACCAAGGAACAAGAAGAGCCTCATTTGGAAAGTTCTCGCAGAGGTCAGCACCGAAAAGCGGATAATCCTGtcagggactccattccagaacaacttccTAGAGCTATACATCTTGTGCTTGGTTAAGCCCAAGTTTGCCAAAGATTTTGCTTGTACAAGACTCAGCAAGAAAGGAGTTGCTTCCACCAGCCAATCAAGAGCAGCGCCTTATGTGGAGGAGGATGAAGGCAAAGAATTCTGGAGTTCATTAAGGATAAGTAACATCACGGATGAACACATCACTGAAATCCGGGAAAAGCTGGGCCCttttgtgcacatccataatggtgACATTCTTCAGAAGTCTCTTCCAGGATTGAGAGAATCTGTTGTGATCCTGAACCCTCTTCCTCGTCAGAAGGAAATCATCGCAATGATGGAGGAAAGTGCAGGGAAGGGTTTTCTTGACGCAGAATACAAGATATCTCTTGCGTCCATACACCCATTCCTCGTCACAAGCACAAAACTGTCAGACACAGAAGCCTCTGTTGTGGACAAGATGAAGAGCGTGCGGCTGAACCCATGCGAAGGAGTGAAGACATGGTTCGTTTTCGAGATCATCCGTCTTTGCGAAGCACTGAAAGAAAGAGTGCTGGTGTTCAGTCAGTACCTTGAACCACTGGCCCTGATCATGGACCAGCTTACCACAGAGCTAGACTGGACAGAAGGCAAGGAGATCCTACTCATGAGTGGAAATGTGCGTGTTAAACAGCGCGAAGCCTTGATGGAATCCTTCAACGACATGAACAGTGAGGCTAAGGTGATGCTTGCATCAACCAAGGCCTGCTGTGAAGGAATAACACTGGTCGGTGCATCGCGTGTGGTTCTCCTTGATGTCGTCTGGAATCCTTCTGTTGGACGGCAGGCGATTGGCCGAGCCTATAGAATCGGCCAGGAGAAGATTGTGTACACATACAACCTGATTGCAGAAGGAACAAAGGAGAAGGTCAAATATGACAGACAAGCTACCAAGGATCACATGTCCAAATTACTGTTTTCAAATGAACCGCAACCTACCGGGAGCAATCTGTCGCCAGAACTGATATCCAATGATAGGATTCTGGAAAAAATGGCTGCACGTGAAGAACTCAAAGACATGTTTGTGCAGATTCTCCCTTCCCATTGA
- the LOC123070119 gene encoding acyl transferase 5: MAAPTVGKSPPALVPPAGPTPGGVLPLSSIDKTAAVRVSVDFIQVFPPSSDRGGDDQVATMRQGFARALVPYYPVAGRIAEPSPGDLVVDCTGEGVWFVQATASCSLADVNGLERPLLIPKAELIPRPPPEEKLEDLILMAQVTKFTCGGFAVGICFSHLVFDGQGAAQFLQAAGELARGFPAPSVAPVWDRETIPDPPKLPRGPPPSFTAFSFVTQVVEISPESILRIKDEFKAATGETCSTFDAVTAVVFKCRALAVDLPDAAEVRLGFAASTRHLLQGVLPSVDGYYGNCVYPVGITRSSKTIREAALPEVVGVMREAKEALKVRFTDWMHGGAKDDHYNVPLDYGTVTVSDWSRVGFNEVDYGFGEPGYVFTLNDDVNIVASVIYLKPPAPKRGIRLMLRCVEEPHAAVFADELAKYA; encoded by the exons ATGGCCGCGCCCACCGTCGGCAAGTCGCCGCCGGCGCTCGTCCCTCCGGCGGGGCCCACCCCGGGCGGCGTGCTCCCGCTGTCCTCCATCGACAAGACTGCCGCCGTCCGCGTCTCGGTCGACTTCATCCAGGTCTTCCCCCCGTCCTCCGACCGGGGCGGCGATGACCAGGTGGCCACGATGCGCCAGGGGTTCGCGAGGGCGCTGGTGCCCTACTATCCGGTGGCCGGTCGCATCGCGGAGCCCTCCCCGGGCGACCTCGTGGTGGACTGTACCGGCGAGGGCGTCTGGTTCGTGCAGGCCACGGCGAGCTGCTCGCTCGCCGACGTCAACGGCCTCGAGCGCCCGCTGCTCATCCCCAAGGCGGAGCTTATCCCCCGCCCTCCCCCCGAGGAGAAGCTCGAGGACCTCATCCTCATGGCGCAG GTCACGAAATTCACCTGCGGTGGATTCGCCGTGGGGATCTGCTTCAGCCACCTGGTGTTCGACGGGCAGGGCGCCGCGCAGTTCCTACAAGCGGCGGGCGAGCTGGCCCGGGGGTTCCCGGCCCCATCAGTGGCTCCCGTGTGGGACCGCGAAACGATCCCGGACCCGCCTAAGCTGCCGCGCGGTCCACCGCCGTCCTTCACGGCGTTCAGCTTCGTGACACAGGTGGTCGAGATCTCCCCGGAGAGCATCCTGCGAATCAAGGACGAGTTCAAGGCCGCCACGGGGGAGACCTGCTCCACCTTCGACGCGGTGACGGCCGTGGTCTTCAAGTGCCGTGCGCTGGCGGTGGACCTCCCCGACGCCGCTGAAGTCCGCCTTGGCTTCGCCGCCAGCACGCGTCACCTCCTTCAGGGCGTCCTGCCGTCAGTGGATGGCTACTATGGCAACTGCGTGTACCCGGTGGGGATCACCCGGAGCAGCAAGACCATCCGGGAGGCGGCGCTGCCCGAAGTGGTCGGCGTGATGCGAGAGGCCAAGGAGGCGCTTAAGGTGAGGTTCACGGACTGGATGCACGGCGGCGCCAAGGACGACCACTACAATGTGCCGCTGGATTACGGCACCGTGACGGTGTCGGACTGGAGCCGCGTCGGCTTCAACGAGGTGGACTATGGCTTCGGCGAGCCCGGATACGTGTTCACGCTCAACGACGACGTCAACATCGTTGCGTCGGTGATCTACCTCAAgcccccggcgcccaagcgcgggaTCCGGCTCATGCTCCGCTGCGTGGAGGAGCCACACGCCGCTGTGTTCGCCGACGAGCTTGCCAAGTACGCTTAG